Sequence from the Rhizobium sp. TH2 genome:
CTTCGCCAGCGACCTCGGCGCCGAATACAAGAAGATGGTCGAGGACCAGCTCTCCGTCCGCATTCTCGGCCCGACCTATTTCGGTTCGCGCCAGGTGGGTCTCAAGCCCGACAAGAAGATCACCACGCCGGCCGACATGGCGGGCATCAAGCTGCGCATGCCGGGTGGTGACGCCTGGCAGTTCCTCGGCACCGCTCTCGGCGCCAACCCGACGGCCATGGCCTATGCCGAGGTCTATACCGGCCTGCAGACCGGCGCGATCGACGGGCAGGACAATCCGCTGCCCAACGTCAAGAACATGAAGTTCTACGAGGTCATGTCGCAGATCGTGCTCACCTCGCACCTGATCGGCTACGACCTGCTCACGGTATCCAGCAAGGTCTGGGGCGAAATGAGCCCGGAACAGCAGACCGCATTCCAGGCCGCCGCCGACAAGGCGATGACCTGGAGCCAGGGCGAGCATATCAAGCAGGAAGGCACGCTGATCGAAGAGTTCAAGAAGGCTGGCCTCAACATCTACGAACCCGATGTCGCTGCCTTCCGGACATTTGCGCGCGAAAAATATGCCGGCTCCGAACTGTCCAAATCCTGGGCGCCCGGTATCATCGAGAAGGTCGAAGCACTCTAGCTTCTTGTATTGCGCAATTCCGGTCGGAAAACCGCGATACACTTTTCCTGGAATTGCTTGACCTGCTCGACGCGAATGCGGCATCGGCGGATGCCGCATTCGCAAATCTGGAACGGGACGATCTTTATGAACTGGCTTACGAAATACGCGGCCCAAGGCGCGTGGCTGCGGCGGCGGGCGGAGAATGTTCTCGCCATGCTTCTCCTGCTGATGTTCGCGGCCTTCATGCTGCAGATCGTCTTCCGCTATGTGCTCAAGTGGCCGATCGGCTGGACCAATGAGATCAGTGTCGCGCTGTGGATCTGGATCGTGCTGTTCGGCGCCGCCTTCGTGGTGCGCGAAAGCGAGGAAATTCGCTTCGACCTGTTCTGGGCCGGCGCCAGCGACAGGGCACGGCGGGTGATGGTCGTCCTCATGGCGGTGGCGCTGATTTCGTTGTTTGCGCTCTCGCTGCCGGCGGTCGTGGATTACATCATGTTCATGAAGGTCGAGAAGACGGCTTATCTCAAGATCCGCTTCGATTATCTCTATGCGATCTACGTCGTCTTCGTGCTGGCAATGATCGTCCGCTACATCTGGCTTGGCATCCAGGCGATCCGCGGCAAGGCGCCCGAAGCCTATGATCCCACCAAGGCGGGCTCCGGCGTATGAATCTCGCGAGTCCCTTCTCCATCGCCATCGTCCTGATGACATTCCTGGCATTGATCGGAATGCCGATCGGCCTCTCGATGATCTGCGGATCGATCCTCTACCTGTTCATGACCGGCGCGGACATGGGAACGGTAGCCGAGCAGCTGCTCAACGGCATGTACACCAACTACATCATTCTCGCCGTGCCTCTCTTCATCCTGGCCGCCGAGTTCATGAATATCGGCTCGATGACCGAGCGGCTTCTCACCTTCTGCAATGTGCTGGTCGGCCGGTTCCGTGGCGGGCTGGCGCAGGTCAACGTGGTCCAGAGCATCATCTTCGCGGGCATGTCCGGCTCGGCCATTGCCGATGCCGCAGGTTCGGGCCGGATGATGCAGAGCATGATGACGCGCGACAACCGCTACACCCCGAGTTTCGCCGCGGCGCTGACGGCGGTGACATCGGTCATCGGCCCGATCATTCCGCCATCGATCCCGATGGTGCTCTATGCGCTCGTTTCCGATGCGTCGATCGGCTACCTGTTTCTCGGCGGCATGATACCCGGTCTGCTGATGGCCGGCCTGCAGATGATGCAGGTGGCGATCACCGCCCGCCGCAAGAATTTCCCGGTCGAGGATCCGGTGCCGCTCAGGCAAATTCCACTGATCACCTGGCGGGCGTTCCCATCGCTGATGATGCCCGTGCTGCTGCTCGGCTGCATCTATAGCGGCATCACCACGCCGACGGAGGCCGCCGCGCTCGCCGCCGCCTATGCGCTGGTGATTTCGGTCGTGCTCTACCGATCGATCAGTTTTGCGGATTTCTACGGCTCATTGCTCGTCAGCGCCAAGACATCCGCTTCGATCGGCATGCTGATCGCCGGATCGCTGGTGTTCAACTACGTGGTGACGGTCGAGAACATCCCGGACAGCATTCGCGTGCTGCTGACCGGCTGGGAGATGACGCCGACAACGTTCCTGATCCTTGTCAACGTCATCCTGCTGATCCTCGGCTGCATCCTCGAAGGCACCGCCATCCTGCTCATCATCGTGCCGGTTTTCATTCCGACCGCACAGGCGCTCGGCATCGACATGGTGCATTTCGGCGTCGTCGTGGTGGTCAACATCATGCTCGGGCTGGTCACGCCGCCATATGGCCTGTTGCTCTTCATCATGACCAACATATCGGGCGCACCGGTGAAGGACATCATCCGCGATGCGGCACCCTTCATCTTCTGGATGGTGGTGTGTCTCGTGATCATCACCTTCGTGCCCGAGACCGTCCTCTTCCTGCCCCGCCTGCTGGGCTATCAGGGATAATGCCGATGACTGCTGACCTCAAGCCGCTCTACGTCCTCAACGGCCCCAACCTCAATCGGTTGGGCAAGCGAGAACCTGAAATCTACGGCAAGACCACGCTCGCCGAAGTCGAGGCATTCTGCCGCGAGGCGGCCGGTGACTGGCCGGTGGAGTTCCGCCAGACCAACAGCGAAGAGCGGATGATCGAGTGGATCCACGAGGCGATCGACGAGGGCGCGGCGATCATCATCAACCCCGCCGGCTGGACCTTCACCTCGATCGCCATCCTCGATGCGCTCAAGATGTTTGGCGGCCCGATCATCGAGTTCCACATTTCCAACGTCCACCGCCGAGAGGCGATCTATCACAAGTCCCTGGTCTCGATGACGGCGACGGCAGTGATGGCCGGGCTCGGCGCGGAGGGATATCGGATAGCGGTCGCCGCGATCCGGGATCTGGTGCGCCGCGGGCAGCGATAAAGTTTGCACAAGATTCAGGCCGGCATGTTCGATATCGAAATCGAAGGCCGGACGGGGTGTCGCGACCGAATCCTATCGTCGCGTCAGCGTTGCCGAGGCCCTGCAACCGCTGGCCTCGGCCGGGCTGGACTGATCAGGGCGAACCGCGTTCCGGCCGCCGGAACGCGCTGTCCGTGATCGGGCGAAGTCACTGAAGAAGATTTAGCAAGTCGGATAACCTGTGCTAGAGCGCTTCATTGTTAAATGGAATCAGTTCTGTTGGCTTAAACGGAGTCGGATGGTCGACCGGCCGGCGCGCGTCGTAGCCACGATCTACGGCCAAGCCGGCCGATCGATCAGGCGGCCCGTTTCAGCCAACCCGAAGGGCCGGGCATCTTTCCGCCATTCCCTGCGGCGTCGGTCTCGGCCGTACCTAAGGGTACGACGCTCGCCCGCCGCCTTTCCTGACGAAAACCTGCTCCGGCAGAACTGCTTCCATTTAACAATGAAACGCTCTAGAACGCCTGCGAACGACAGCAAAAAGACGGTTGCGACCCTGAATACACTCTCGGAAGCTGATGCTCGGGAGTGGGCAGCTCGTCACTCACAACACGTAACGGGATGTCAGATGTACGGCGATTCATCAGCTATTGCACCCTCGGTCGTCAACGTACTTGAGACCGCGCTGACGCCGGTCTTTCTTCTTGCCGGTACTGCAGGCATGCTCAATGTCGTAAGCACGCGACTTGCTCGAATTTCCGACCGTGCGAACGACGTCGCGGATATTGTCATTTCTGGCGAGAAGGCTTCGTCCGCCAGGTCCAGGCAATTGGCTTACCTACGTCGAAGGACGCTTGCGCTCGAAACTTCCGCGATTCTGGCTGGGGCGTCCGCGATTTTCACTTGCCTTTCCACGCTGGGACTCATGGCGGGTGCAATCCGTGAAGATTTTCGAGAAGCGATGCTGATCTGGCTCTTCAGCCTTTCAGTCATATTGCTGATGGGCGCTTTTGTAGCTTTCATGTACGAAATGATCAGTGCCGCCCGCAGCATGATGCGACAAATAGCCGATGACAAATCAGGTAGGAAGCTGCGCACCTCATCCGGGAAAACGGGTACCGACGAGTCCATCGGCTGAATTGCCCTCGGTGCCACCGGGCCAATTCAGGGGTTATTCTTGACGGCCTCCACGCCTGAGCAAGGATTTCTACCCGGTGTGAACACGGCATCAGCCTTGCCGAGTGAAGAGATGAAGCGATCGATATCCTGCGCTCGCCCCAGGCGTGTCGTCACTTCCTGACGAATATTCTTCAGCAAGGCCGGATGGTTCTCGCACAGCCACGAGACCTCCTTTTCCGCCTCACGCTTGAGCCCGGCTTCGCCATAGATGGCAGCCGCAATCGCGTGATATATCGGGTTGCTGGGTGCGGTTGTCTTGCCGATCCACATGACGGCTTCTTCGAGATCGTTGCCAAAATAGGAGCATAATGCGAGCCCGCTCTCGTAGTAGCTGAACATGCCGGGGTTGCGGAGTCTGGCCTCCGCGATCAATGGACAGCCCTTCGCCCAGTCTCCCGAGACAGCAAGCCTGTATCCATATTCTCCCATAAGCTCGGTGTCGTTGGGATTGAGTTTGATTGCCTTTTCACCGACCACCTTGCCTGCCTCGTATTGCTTGGAGAAGAACAGGGCGAACATCTCGGCTTGTAGGCCGCGCGTATTGTATGGGTCAAGCCGCACCGCGTGCCTCGCAGTATCCAGCGCATGCTGAAGATCCTGTGGAGAAACGGCTGCGTCATATGGCACGCGGAACCTGATATCCTCGAGATATGTCTGAGCCAACAGGGCCCACGCCGTTGCATATTCGGGATACCGCCTGACAGCCTTCTCCAGGCATTCCCTCACCTGCGGCAAAACATGTCGTTCGACATTTGTCCTGTATGCATAATAGGAAAGCGTGCAGGAATAGGCGGCCCAATCGTCAGGTGGATTGGCAATATTACGCATCGTATCGGCCTGGAAGATGACGCCGTAGCTCTGCACGAGCGTGGTTGCGACGCTGCTGGCGATGAGGGACTGCGCGCGAACCAGTTCGGATGCCTTGAGTGCGCCGCCAAAGCTATCCGCCCAGAGCACGGAACCGTCTTCCTGGTTTACGAACCGGATCCTGAGTTGAAAGGCATCACCTGCAATATCAACGCTTCCCGCAAGGACGAAACGGGGCGGCGGACCGGTTACAACACCGCCTTCCGTCGCCTGGAGGACGACAATTTCCTTGGATTTGGAAAGCTGTGCGACGATTTCCTGTGTGAGACCATTGGCGATCGATGAAGAGGAGCGGGTTTTCGCCATATCTTCCAGGCGCGTGACAAGGATGCGTGGAATCTCCGGGGATTTTGCTTGTTGGACGGGTGGTGAAGGAAGAAAGAACCAGACTGCAAATACAATGAGGGTGGCAACACTCAAGCCACCAATCAGTCCACGCCAGAAACTTGGTGATCCACTCTCTGAAGGCGCTGCCGTCAGGTGATCCGGGCCTGATGGCGCTACGGCGGGCGGCACTGCGGTGACGCATTCAATATTTGAGAACTGTGGGACGTAGCTCCCTTTCGGGATGTTGATCCGAACGCGGTCTGCGTTGCCGCCAGTCAGATAATACCGCTCGATTGCCCGACGCAAGTGGCCGGCGGCGATGCGAACAATCGGGTCGTGCTGCGCATCGAACGAAGCCTCGCGGCCGAACACCTCAACCGCAATCGAATAGGCCTTGATCCTGTCGCCGCGTCCCTGCAGGGCCTCTTCCACGATATAGGCGAGAAATCTGTGCTCTCTCTCGGTCGCCTCGAAGTCGGGACTGGAGACAATCTTCCTCATCTGGGCCCGACATTCATCGGCGCCTACAATTGCTTCCGGCACGATTGCGATAGCGTCTCTCATAGCACCCCCGTGCCAGATGCGATGGTCGCAACTTCCCCGAAGCCGCATCCCAGTCTGCTACCATCGTATATCTCATGATTGCATCTTAGCAACTGCTCAACGTGAATGCACAGCCAGGACCCGGCAGCGATACATCGACGTCATGCAATCGCGGCCGACATCCAACACTTTGAAACTATGTGCGGAATCCACGTAAGTTACATGGTTTACGTAGCGTCGCCGCCGCTCGACCGATAATCCTACGTCAGAACTGGGGAGGCTGATGGCGACAGAGAGCGAACTGGGGATCGGGCAAGGCAAAGCTCTGCAGGCGGCGGCCAAACGGTTCCCGCGATCCGAGTTCACGATTCGAAGGCTGCTCCACTCCAATGAAACTTTTCGCGAGCTTTGCGAGGAACTCGCCGACGCGGAAGCTGCGCTGGCCAACGTACCGGAAAGCGTAGCGGCGCTCCAGCAGGCGCGTGAGCGCGAATGGCAGGAGCTGGTGCAGGAACTGGTCAGCGAGGTCGAGCAGGCACTCAAGCGGTTTGAGATCGGACCCTGAGCTTGATCCAATTTATGCCGCGTGGCGCTGGTGAAACCGGTCGTCCCGCGGCCCACATGG
This genomic interval carries:
- the dctP gene encoding TRAP transporter substrate-binding protein DctP; the encoded protein is MTIDLTRRHFVGGAIAASVLPLPAFAQDKPVLKFSAVFSEQDIRAEMTKMFAKEIEGAFKLEPYYGGNLFKQGTELVALQRGNLQMGNIAPQDFAKQIPEWSVLSSAYLFRDAAHVQKFFASDLGAEYKKMVEDQLSVRILGPTYFGSRQVGLKPDKKITTPADMAGIKLRMPGGDAWQFLGTALGANPTAMAYAEVYTGLQTGAIDGQDNPLPNVKNMKFYEVMSQIVLTSHLIGYDLLTVSSKVWGEMSPEQQTAFQAAADKAMTWSQGEHIKQEGTLIEEFKKAGLNIYEPDVAAFRTFAREKYAGSELSKSWAPGIIEKVEAL
- a CDS encoding TRAP transporter small permease; this encodes MNWLTKYAAQGAWLRRRAENVLAMLLLLMFAAFMLQIVFRYVLKWPIGWTNEISVALWIWIVLFGAAFVVRESEEIRFDLFWAGASDRARRVMVVLMAVALISLFALSLPAVVDYIMFMKVEKTAYLKIRFDYLYAIYVVFVLAMIVRYIWLGIQAIRGKAPEAYDPTKAGSGV
- a CDS encoding TRAP transporter large permease codes for the protein MNLASPFSIAIVLMTFLALIGMPIGLSMICGSILYLFMTGADMGTVAEQLLNGMYTNYIILAVPLFILAAEFMNIGSMTERLLTFCNVLVGRFRGGLAQVNVVQSIIFAGMSGSAIADAAGSGRMMQSMMTRDNRYTPSFAAALTAVTSVIGPIIPPSIPMVLYALVSDASIGYLFLGGMIPGLLMAGLQMMQVAITARRKNFPVEDPVPLRQIPLITWRAFPSLMMPVLLLGCIYSGITTPTEAAALAAAYALVISVVLYRSISFADFYGSLLVSAKTSASIGMLIAGSLVFNYVVTVENIPDSIRVLLTGWEMTPTTFLILVNVILLILGCILEGTAILLIIVPVFIPTAQALGIDMVHFGVVVVVNIMLGLVTPPYGLLLFIMTNISGAPVKDIIRDAAPFIFWMVVCLVIITFVPETVLFLPRLLGYQG
- a CDS encoding type II 3-dehydroquinate dehydratase, which gives rise to MTADLKPLYVLNGPNLNRLGKREPEIYGKTTLAEVEAFCREAAGDWPVEFRQTNSEERMIEWIHEAIDEGAAIIINPAGWTFTSIAILDALKMFGGPIIEFHISNVHRREAIYHKSLVSMTATAVMAGLGAEGYRIAVAAIRDLVRRGQR
- a CDS encoding DUF2721 domain-containing protein; protein product: MYGDSSAIAPSVVNVLETALTPVFLLAGTAGMLNVVSTRLARISDRANDVADIVISGEKASSARSRQLAYLRRRTLALETSAILAGASAIFTCLSTLGLMAGAIREDFREAMLIWLFSLSVILLMGAFVAFMYEMISAARSMMRQIADDKSGRKLRTSSGKTGTDESIG